The genomic stretch CCGGTTATGACATAAGAGCAGTCAGGCTTTTTAAGCTCCTTGCCTGCTACTGTGATATAGTGGTAATTGCTATATCTGGAAGGACTCATAAAACTGTTGGTAGAGGCATCCAGTCCTAAAAAGGTTTTGGAAGCCTTTTTTATGTGCATTACAGAGGAAATGAAGTAACCATAAGGTCCGGTCATAAATATCCCTAATTCAAGATATAAGGGGATAGGTAATAGCCCGGCAGCCCCCAGGATTTCATCATAAGCTTTTCGTATGGAAGCACTTACTGCATAGATATCAGTCTCAGGTGCCGCCTCATCATAGGGAATACCAACTCCTCCCGCAAGATTGATAAATTCAAGCTGGATTCCCGCACTTTTAGAAATAGTGACTACCTGCTCAAATAATTTTCTGGTATTTTCTTCAAAATAATCCGCTTCGTTTCGGTGGCTGCCGAATTGGCAATGAAGCCCGAAGCGCTTCACTCCCTTTTCCTTTAAGTATTTCACGCTGTTTATGAATTGCTCTGTGGTAAAGCCGAATTTGTGATCTTCAAAATCAACAATCAGTTTATCCTTATAGTAGATCCTTCCGCCAGGATTTAAACGAAGGCAGACAAGGTCCGGCAGACTGACATATTCTATGAAATAGTCAATGTGCGAAGGGTCGTCCAGATTAATAATGGAGTTTAGCGCTGCGGCTTTCTTAAATTCAGCCGCAGAGGTGACATTGGAGGTAAACATGATGTCTTCTCCATAAAAGGAGCAGGAATCTGCAAGCATTAATTCTGTTTCAGAAGCACAATCCACTCCGCAGCCTTCTGACTTAAAGAGTTCTAAGATATATGGGTTTGGTGTGGATTTTATGGCGAAATACTCGCGAAAGCCCTTATTCCAGGAGAAAGCAGCTTTAAGCTTTCTGATATTATTTACAATGGCAGCTTCCTCATAGATATAAAAAGGGGTGGGATACTCTTTTATAATCTTTTGCAATTCCTCTAAGTTCAGCGGAAAAGTTTTCATAACGATATTCTCTCCTTTGCAGTTTTATGATATAGTCATCTTATTGGAAATATACTTGTAATACAAGTTGAAAAATATAGAACTGTACCGGTACAGATTAGAGGAAAAGCAGGTAGACAAAGGGAATGTATAAATATCAGAAATTAGCAGAGACAATTCGTGAGAATATTTTAAAAGGCGAATTAAAGCCAGGGGAGAAGCTTGCTTCCATTCACTCAGTGGCTAGTGAGAAAGGCTGTAATACAGATACAGTAATAAAAGCTTACAGACTATTAGAGGAAGAGCATCTGATATATTCCGCTGCCAGAAGCGGTTATTACGTGGTCAAGGCAATAAACAGATTGCAAACTGCCAATGCAGCAACAGATCTAAGTACTGTAAGACCTCCGGACAGTATAAATCCCTATAAAGACTTTTACCATTGTATGGAGAAATCTATCACTATATATAAGAATAAATTACTGGAATATGCACCGGCACAAGGGATGGAGGAATTAAGAACTGTACTGGCAAAGCATTTAATGAATTTTCATATCTTTACAAAACCTCAGGATATCTGCATTACAAACGGGGCACAGCAGGCGTTGTATATCCTGGCCTCCATGAATTTTCCGTGCAGAGGGAAAAAGATATTAGTAGAGCAGCCCACCTATTCTGTTATGCTACAGGCCCTGTATTGTAATAGGCAAAACGTCGCAGGCATTAAACGCACCGATGAAGGACTTAATCTGGAGGAACTTGAAGCCCAATTTCAGACAGGTGAGATCAAGTTCTTTTATACTATGCCCCGGTTTATGAATCCCACAGGTTTCAGCTACAAAAGGGAAGAAAAACGAAAGATCTTACAGCTGGCTTCCCGTTATGACGTATATCTGGTAGAGGATGATTATCTGGCAGATCTGGAAACAGATGAGAAAGAGGATTCCCTCTATGCCATGGGAGAGAAAGATAAGATTATCCATATCCGAAGCTTTTCTAAGACTCTTCTTCCGGGCCTGCGTCTTGGGATGGCAATTATACCGGAGATCTTAAAAGAGGAATTCCTGCGTTATAAGCAAAGTATGGATCTTAACACACCGATTCTGACACAGGGTGCTCTGGAAATTTACCTAAAGAGCAGTATGTACAAATCACATGTAGCAAGAACCAGAAAATTTTATCAGAAAAAAATGCAGGTGCTAAAAGAAATCTGTCATGATACATTTGGGGAAGAAACTTACTATCATGTTCCGGAATCTGGAATTTATGCCTTTATTCAAACGGAAAAGAATACAGCAGAAGCAGTGGTAAACAGATTAAAAAAGCAAGGTATCCTGGTTAACGGTATTAAGAACAGTTATTTGCCGGGTTTTGAAGAGACAGAAGGGATACGGCTATGTGTGTGTAACTGTGAGGATAAAGAATTGATAAGAGCCGTTAAGTTGTTAAAGAATGAAATGAGCAAATGTATAAAAGGAGCAAATGCGTAAAAGGAGCAAATACATAAAAGGAGCAAATACATAAAAGGAGCAAATACATAAAAGGATCAAATGCATAAAAGGATCAAATGCATAAAATGAGCAAATGCATAAAAGGAGCAAATGCATAAAAGGAGCAAATGCATAAAATGAGCAAATGCATAAAAGGAGCAAAGGCATAAAAGGAACAAATGTATAAAAGGAACAAATGCATAAAAGGAACAAATGTATAAAAGGAGCAGATGTATAAAAGAAACAAACGTATAAAAGGAGCATTTAATAGTAACAGATATCTAAGAGTAAGCGAAAGGTGATATTTACCTTAATTTATCATAAGGGATATAAGAAACTTAACATTATCTTTGTATAGTTACCTCAGATGAAAATAATTTCATGGAGAGACGTTAAGTCTGAGGAGGTGTACCCTTATGCCGTCAACTTATGCTCATTACAGACTAGGTAAAGAAGTGGTACTTTCTTTACCTGAAGGATTACGGGATATAATTAATAAACATATAGAACTGTACGATATCGGTCTTCATGGGCCGGATATTCTTTTTTATTACAAGCCTTTTTATGAAAACCGGGTGAATCAGACCGGGTTTGGCATGCATGAGGAGCCGGGAAAGTATTTCTTTGAAGGCGCCGGAAATATCATCAGAGGGAAAGAAAAGAAGGAAGCTCACCTGGCTTATATTTTCGGGTTTATCTGCCATTTTGTTCTGGATAGCCAATGCCATGGTTATATCGAGGAGAAGATCGAAAGAAGCGGAGTCAGTCATACGGAAATTGAAGCGGAGTTTGACAGAGAATTGCTTCAAAGGGATGGCTACAATCCGATAAGCAAGTCCCTGACAGATCACATTCTTCCCTCTGAGAATAGCGGTAAGGTGATATCGGAATTCTTTCAGGATATTTCAGCGGAAGAAATAATCCTATCCTTGGAAGCTATGAAACATTACAATCAGATGCTGCGGGCACCCAGGCTATATCAACGTCTGGTTATCTATGGAATTCTTGCGGTCACTGGGAATTATAAAGAAATGCACGGGTTGGTTATGAACAGAAAGGCAAATTTAAGCTGTGAAGACAGTACGGAAATGTTAAAGCGGCTGTATGTTACAGCTGTCGGGGAAGCTATCCGGCTTATTACAGAATATGATGAATATATAAGGCAGAAGCAACCTCTGGATATCAGGTACCGTCAAACCTTCGGGTCTAAGGACGAGGAGATGTTGAAGGGGGAAAGACTGGCATGAAAATAAAACTGACCAGACTGGAAAAGAGTTGGGTTCTTTATGACGTAGTAAACTGCGTTTACCCTCCTGCTTTCAACGATTATTCCTATTTATTGTGACTATCTGGCGGAGCAGCAGAATTTTAACCAAAATTATTCCGGCGGAGAAAGCCGGTGAGTATTTCGGTATTATGGATATCTGCGGACAAGGGGCTTCTTTTCTTGGTACTGCATTGGTAAGCATAAGTTCACAGCTGACTGGAAGTATCAATAAAGGTGTTGGAGCCGTTGCTGTCTTGTTCGTAATCGGAATACTTTTGTTTCGCAAGGCAATCTCTATGCGCAGTAATACCGAGGATAAAAATAATACAGTAGATGATGAGATATGTCTAAAGGAACAAAAAGTCTGAAAGGCCAGGCATACATATTCGATAAACGGGCAGCTTTACAATGGGGTAAAGCAGCCTGAAACAATTAGATATGTAAATGAAATAGAAATTAATTCTGGAAAAAAATAAATACACTCAATGTTATTTGCGGCAGCAGCCCAGGACAGCCTGGGGAATCAAGGGTATAAATGATGAAAAATTATCAAAAGAAGCAGTTACCAAGAGAAACCGTGTAATAGAGACTTGACACATAACATTTGAGATGATAATATAACACTGTTATATAACGGTGTTATATTTAAGGAGGCAGTAAAATGACAGAACAGGAACAATCAACCAAAGAGCGTATATTACAGGCAGCCAGAGAAGAATTCTTAAGAGTGGGATTTCAGAATTCCTCTTTGCGTTCTATTGTGAAGGCAGCCGGTGTGACGACCGGAGCATTTTACGGTTATTATCCGGATAAGATCTCTTTGTTTGACGCCCTTGTGAAAGAACCTGCAGATCAACTCTATGAGATTTACTTAAAGGGACATGACTATTTTGCAGAACTGCCACCGGAAAGAAAGATAACTGAAATGAAGGAGATCACCAAGACCGATGTAATAGAGTGTTTCGATTATGTCTATGAACATTTTGATGCCTTTAAGCTGCTTGTATGCTGCAGTGAAGGTACTTCCTATGAAGATTACCTGCATCGTCTTGCCGAAGTTGAAGTTAATAGTTCCTATATCTTTTTTTCCTGTTTCGAAAATATGGGAAGGACTGCTCCCGTTATGCCGGATGATTTGAATCATATGCTGGCCAGCGCTTATTTATCCGGATTTTTTGAAATCGTAGTACATGATATGCCAAAAGAAGAAGCCTGGACTTATGTGGATAAACTTACTGATTTTTTTGCCGCAGGCTGGAAGGACTTGCTGGGATTTTCTTAAGGTGTGTCCGAAGAGGTAGAGTATTGTGCTGCAGATACTAAAAGGGGTAGGCTTAGTTTGCCCCTCTATTTTTTTGATGTAAATGTTAGCAACATCTAACATTTTGAGGAGGATAATTTATGTCAGAGAAAAAATTACAAAGTAAAAAGCCTGGGACCGCTGCAAGGCTGGCAGAATATGCGGGAGAGCATAAAAGAGAATATGTGCTGTCAGTAGTACTTGCAATTTTAGGGGTCGGTGCCGGTATGGTGCCTTATTATGCGGTGTCACGAATGATTGTCCTGTTGTTGGAGGGAAATAAGGAGTACCGCGTATATCTTGTCTGGAGCGGTGTAATGGCTCTTGGATTCTTAGGAAAGGCTGCTTTTCACAATATTTCAACAACAATGTCTCATAAGGCTACCTTTGCCGTTATCTCAGAAGTCAGAAGACGAATCGGCAAGAAGCTGAAGTTGGTGCCTATGGGGTATGTTCTTGACACACCTTCCGGTAAATTCAAGAACATTATGGTTGAAAAGGTAGACAGCATAGAACCGACCCTGGCACATGTACTGCCGGAAATGACATCCAATCTGCTGGTTCCCATTGCCATTGTGATCTATCTCTTTGCAATTGACTGGCGTATGGCATTGATATCACTGATAACTCTTCCTGTTGGTGCAGTGTGTTATATGGGGATGATGAAGGACTATGAACCACGTTTTGCTGAGTACGTAAGAGTTGGACAGCATATGAATGCTACAGCAGTAGAATACATAAATGGTATTGAAGTAATCAAAGCTTTTGGACAGTCCGCCTCTTCTTATAATAAATTTACGGATGCAGTCCGTCACAATGCTAACTATGGTCTGGACTGGATGAAGGAAGTACAGCTGTATTTTTCCATGGGAATTGGAATCTGGCCGGCAGTGCTCATCGGAGTGCTTCCGGCAGGCTGTATCTTTTACCGCAACGGTTCTCTGTCAGCCGGTGATTTCATTACGATAATGATTCTGGCGCTTGGTATTATGTCACCACTTCTGTCAGCAATGTATTATACCGATGATCTTGCCAAAATAGGTATTATTGTTGGTGAGATAGGAGATATACTGGAGGAAAAAGAACAGGAACGTCCGGAGCAAAGAGCTTCCTTAAAGGGACTCGATATCAAGCTGAACAACGTCACCTTTGGTTACAAAGAAAAAGAGGTACTTCATGGAGTGAATCTTTCGCTTCCAGCTGGTACTGTTACGGCTTTCGTTGGCCCCTCCGGTGGAGGAAAATCCACTATAGCAAAGCTGATTGCTTCCTTTTGGGATGTCACCACCGGTTCTATTACCATTGGTGGGGTAAAGCTGAGTGATATACCGCAGTCCCAACTGATGGAGCTGATTGCTTATGTTGCCCAGGATAATTACTTATTCGACCAGAGTATTCTTGATAATATAAGACTGGGAAATCCGGAGGCAACAGATGAACAGGTCATAGAGGCTGCAAAAGCTTCCGGCTGCCATGAATTTATTTTGGGACTGGAGAACGGCTATCATACCATCGCAGGAGGTGCAGGCGGTCATCTCTCCGGCGGTGAAAGACAACGGATAACCATTGCACGTGCCATGTTAAAAAATGCCCCGATTATTATTCTGGATGAAGCAACTGCTTATACTGATCCGGAAAATGAAGCAGTTATCCAGAAGGCAGTTGCCAGACTGGTTGAAGGAAAGACACTGATTGTGATTGCACATCGCCTGTCAACCATTACAGATTCCGACCAGATCGCGGTTATTAAAAGCGGCCGGGTTGCCGGTGTGGGGACTCATGAGGAGCTCTTAAAATCAAATCCTTTATATAGTGAACTGTGGCAGGCACATATCAGTTCCAAAGACAGAATAGAAGGAGGACAATAAGATGATTGGTACCATTCGTAAATTTTTTGCTTTTGCCGGTAAACGAGGCGACTTAATGAAAAAGGGAATCCTTCTGGCAGTTATTAATTCTGTTTTTCAGGCATTTCAGATATTGGCTATGGCAGTAGTGCTGCGAGCCATAACAGAAGGAAATGTTACGGCAGGAACCGCCTGGACTTCTTTTGGTATCATGTTCGCCAGTATGGCAGGTGCAATATTAACCAGACAGCGGGCAACCATGGCACAGGCGCAGGGAAGTTTCTACATGTGTGCGGATAAACGGTCTGAAATGGGTGACCGAATGAAATATATGCCTATGGGGTACTTTAACGATAACAGTCTGGGAAAAATAACGGCAGCCATAACGTCTACCATGGAGGACGTACAGGATATAGCACCAAGAGTTATGGATAAGATAATACATGGTTATGTCCATTCCGCAGTAATAACTGTGATGCTTCTTGTATTTGATTGGCGTATCGGACTGATTATTCTGGGAGGAATTCTCTTATTCATAGGAGGAAATTCTCTCATGCAAAAAAAATCCAGAAAGATTTCGCCTGCCAGAGTAGCAGCCCAGACGACCCTGGTGGGAGCAATTCTTGAGTATGTACAGGGAATTAGCGTAGTAAGAGCCTTTAATCTGGGGGAATCTGCAAGCCACACCTTAGAGAAAGCAATTGCAGACTGTGAGAAAAATAACGTTCGTTTAGAGCTTGCTTTTATACCATTTATGCTCCTGCAAAGTATCCTGCTTAAATTCGTCAGTGTGCTAATAGCAATCGCAGCCATTGGATTCTATCTGTCAGGAACAATGGAACTTATAACCTGCCTGTTAATGCTCATATCAGTATTCTTGATCTACAGTCAGCTGGAAACTGCCGGAAGCATGTCCTCACTACTGCGCTCTGTAGACATAGCCATTGACAGAGTAGACGAAATAGGAAATTCACCGATCATGGACAGCAGGGGGAAGAATATAAAACCTGCCAACTTTACCATTGAAGGAAAAAATGTAAGCTTCTCCTACGAGAAACGAAAGATACTAAAGGAGGTATCTTTTACGATCCCCTCCGGCACCACGACTGCTATCGTAGGGCCCTCCGGCGGAGGAAAATCCACACTGTGTAATCTTATCACCAGGTTCTGGGACGTAGAAGAAGGCTCCATTACCTTAGGAGGAAAAGATATCAGGGAGTATACCTTAGACAGTCTGCTGTCAAATTTCAGCATGGTATTCCAGAAGGTGTATCTGTTCAATGATACTGTGCTGAACAATATTAAATTTGGTAAACCGGAGGCTACCTTAGAGGAGGTACAAAAAGCAGCCAGGAAGGCGAGATGCCATGATTTTATCATGTCGCTTCCAGAAGGGTATAATACA from Anaerocolumna sp. AGMB13020 encodes the following:
- a CDS encoding diaminopimelate decarboxylase family protein, with the translated sequence MKTFPLNLEELQKIIKEYPTPFYIYEEAAIVNNIRKLKAAFSWNKGFREYFAIKSTPNPYILELFKSEGCGVDCASETELMLADSCSFYGEDIMFTSNVTSAAEFKKAAALNSIINLDDPSHIDYFIEYVSLPDLVCLRLNPGGRIYYKDKLIVDFEDHKFGFTTEQFINSVKYLKEKGVKRFGLHCQFGSHRNEADYFEENTRKLFEQVVTISKSAGIQLEFINLAGGVGIPYDEAAPETDIYAVSASIRKAYDEILGAAGLLPIPLYLELGIFMTGPYGYFISSVMHIKKASKTFLGLDASTNSFMSPSRYSNYHYITVAGKELKKPDCSYVITGALCENRDRFATDRLLPPVDKGDILIFHDAGAYTYSHGNNFNGRLRPAELLLCTDNSLRVIRKAETAKDYFATLDYPIKYGD
- a CDS encoding aminotransferase-like domain-containing protein, which gives rise to MYKYQKLAETIRENILKGELKPGEKLASIHSVASEKGCNTDTVIKAYRLLEEEHLIYSAARSGYYVVKAINRLQTANAATDLSTVRPPDSINPYKDFYHCMEKSITIYKNKLLEYAPAQGMEELRTVLAKHLMNFHIFTKPQDICITNGAQQALYILASMNFPCRGKKILVEQPTYSVMLQALYCNRQNVAGIKRTDEGLNLEELEAQFQTGEIKFFYTMPRFMNPTGFSYKREEKRKILQLASRYDVYLVEDDYLADLETDEKEDSLYAMGEKDKIIHIRSFSKTLLPGLRLGMAIIPEILKEEFLRYKQSMDLNTPILTQGALEIYLKSSMYKSHVARTRKFYQKKMQVLKEICHDTFGEETYYHVPESGIYAFIQTEKNTAEAVVNRLKKQGILVNGIKNSYLPGFEETEGIRLCVCNCEDKELIRAVKLLKNEMSKCIKGANA
- a CDS encoding zinc dependent phospholipase C family protein gives rise to the protein MPSTYAHYRLGKEVVLSLPEGLRDIINKHIELYDIGLHGPDILFYYKPFYENRVNQTGFGMHEEPGKYFFEGAGNIIRGKEKKEAHLAYIFGFICHFVLDSQCHGYIEEKIERSGVSHTEIEAEFDRELLQRDGYNPISKSLTDHILPSENSGKVISEFFQDISAEEIILSLEAMKHYNQMLRAPRLYQRLVIYGILAVTGNYKEMHGLVMNRKANLSCEDSTEMLKRLYVTAVGEAIRLITEYDEYIRQKQPLDIRYRQTFGSKDEEMLKGERLA
- a CDS encoding MFS transporter; this translates as MTIWRSSRILTKIIPAEKAGEYFGIMDICGQGASFLGTALVSISSQLTGSINKGVGAVAVLFVIGILLFRKAISMRSNTEDKNNTVDDEICLKEQKV
- a CDS encoding TetR/AcrR family transcriptional regulator, whose amino-acid sequence is MTEQEQSTKERILQAAREEFLRVGFQNSSLRSIVKAAGVTTGAFYGYYPDKISLFDALVKEPADQLYEIYLKGHDYFAELPPERKITEMKEITKTDVIECFDYVYEHFDAFKLLVCCSEGTSYEDYLHRLAEVEVNSSYIFFSCFENMGRTAPVMPDDLNHMLASAYLSGFFEIVVHDMPKEEAWTYVDKLTDFFAAGWKDLLGFS
- a CDS encoding ABC transporter ATP-binding protein — translated: MSEKKLQSKKPGTAARLAEYAGEHKREYVLSVVLAILGVGAGMVPYYAVSRMIVLLLEGNKEYRVYLVWSGVMALGFLGKAAFHNISTTMSHKATFAVISEVRRRIGKKLKLVPMGYVLDTPSGKFKNIMVEKVDSIEPTLAHVLPEMTSNLLVPIAIVIYLFAIDWRMALISLITLPVGAVCYMGMMKDYEPRFAEYVRVGQHMNATAVEYINGIEVIKAFGQSASSYNKFTDAVRHNANYGLDWMKEVQLYFSMGIGIWPAVLIGVLPAGCIFYRNGSLSAGDFITIMILALGIMSPLLSAMYYTDDLAKIGIIVGEIGDILEEKEQERPEQRASLKGLDIKLNNVTFGYKEKEVLHGVNLSLPAGTVTAFVGPSGGGKSTIAKLIASFWDVTTGSITIGGVKLSDIPQSQLMELIAYVAQDNYLFDQSILDNIRLGNPEATDEQVIEAAKASGCHEFILGLENGYHTIAGGAGGHLSGGERQRITIARAMLKNAPIIILDEATAYTDPENEAVIQKAVARLVEGKTLIVIAHRLSTITDSDQIAVIKSGRVAGVGTHEELLKSNPLYSELWQAHISSKDRIEGGQ
- a CDS encoding ABC transporter ATP-binding protein, coding for MIGTIRKFFAFAGKRGDLMKKGILLAVINSVFQAFQILAMAVVLRAITEGNVTAGTAWTSFGIMFASMAGAILTRQRATMAQAQGSFYMCADKRSEMGDRMKYMPMGYFNDNSLGKITAAITSTMEDVQDIAPRVMDKIIHGYVHSAVITVMLLVFDWRIGLIILGGILLFIGGNSLMQKKSRKISPARVAAQTTLVGAILEYVQGISVVRAFNLGESASHTLEKAIADCEKNNVRLELAFIPFMLLQSILLKFVSVLIAIAAIGFYLSGTMELITCLLMLISVFLIYSQLETAGSMSSLLRSVDIAIDRVDEIGNSPIMDSRGKNIKPANFTIEGKNVSFSYEKRKILKEVSFTIPSGTTTAIVGPSGGGKSTLCNLITRFWDVEEGSITLGGKDIREYTLDSLLSNFSMVFQKVYLFNDTVLNNIKFGKPEATLEEVQKAARKARCHDFIMSLPEGYNTMVGEGGASMSGGEKQRISIARAILKDAPIVILDEATANVDPENESRLQEAIAEMTKNKTIIMIAHRLKTVQNAEQILVLEEGRITQRGTHKQLLSQGGLYARFVGMREEAMGWKL